The following proteins are co-located in the Pedobacter sp. FW305-3-2-15-E-R2A2 genome:
- a CDS encoding PKD-like family lipoprotein — protein sequence MYLKYFLKLSLIVVVMLTFACSKDNQSFKYQEINDIKIKDATTSFTVAQLDSLVITPTLVETMPEGDSFTYSWTLDSTVIAQSKNLRIKVTLSPGTYPMTYRVTSSRNGIYTLQRYIITVNGLYPDGWYVVNSEDGKGKVSLIRTDDVIFDNPMEVANNKTYPGKPLSLYNFGKGGFFYYFTDQNAYRFNSNDWLELGDKSSVLPNLATSLPFKTTPVFSMNTSKFSQFIVADRSLYVGISGTTSQNVTPFTERIPGNYDLFPGVFPANFNLSYFYDNTTMSFMQMGNFSRILERSRETPTMSFDMANVGKKMIAYDRGVTILGDEGIEWYCIMEDNAGRYLLSLTGDADNTYPGINQKMLNSPEIGSANNFATSSILKQLYYTVGNKVYLYDILANSSRLIYTFPSGYVIKDIEMQRSTSKQLVIGVNTGAAGEVYYFDINGLGQFSNNTFAKKFTGFGEIIQLAPARQNL from the coding sequence ATGTATTTAAAATATTTTTTAAAGCTCAGCCTGATTGTTGTAGTCATGCTAACATTTGCGTGCAGCAAGGACAATCAATCATTTAAATATCAGGAAATTAACGATATTAAGATTAAGGATGCCACTACCAGTTTTACGGTAGCTCAATTGGATTCGCTGGTCATCACGCCAACATTGGTAGAAACAATGCCTGAAGGAGATTCATTTACCTACAGCTGGACCCTTGATTCAACAGTCATTGCCCAATCTAAAAACTTACGTATCAAAGTAACCTTAAGTCCAGGTACTTATCCGATGACTTACAGGGTGACGAGTAGCAGAAATGGCATTTATACGCTTCAGCGTTATATCATTACCGTAAACGGGCTCTATCCAGACGGATGGTATGTAGTCAATAGCGAGGATGGAAAAGGCAAGGTTTCTTTGATCCGGACGGATGATGTGATTTTTGACAACCCCATGGAAGTCGCCAACAATAAAACCTATCCAGGAAAACCATTAAGCTTATATAATTTCGGGAAAGGTGGTTTCTTCTATTACTTTACCGATCAAAATGCGTATCGGTTTAATAGTAACGACTGGTTGGAACTTGGCGATAAAAGTTCCGTACTTCCAAATTTGGCGACATCACTTCCGTTCAAAACCACACCAGTATTTTCAATGAACACCTCAAAATTTTCACAGTTCATTGTTGCAGACCGCAGCTTGTACGTTGGCATTTCCGGTACGACTTCGCAAAACGTTACCCCTTTCACCGAACGCATTCCCGGCAATTATGATTTATTCCCTGGTGTTTTCCCCGCCAATTTTAACCTGAGCTATTTTTATGACAACACCACAATGTCCTTTATGCAGATGGGAAACTTCTCAAGAATCCTGGAACGTTCACGTGAAACCCCAACGATGTCTTTCGATATGGCGAACGTCGGTAAAAAAATGATTGCCTATGACCGCGGCGTAACCATCTTAGGCGATGAGGGAATTGAATGGTACTGCATTATGGAAGATAATGCCGGTCGCTACTTGCTGTCCCTGACCGGTGATGCTGACAACACCTATCCCGGGATTAATCAAAAAATGCTGAATAGTCCGGAAATCGGCAGTGCAAATAACTTTGCAACTTCATCGATTCTAAAACAACTTTATTATACTGTTGGCAACAAGGTTTATCTATACGACATCCTTGCGAATTCGTCACGCCTGATTTACACTTTCCCTTCGGGATACGTGATCAAAGACATTGAAATGCAGCGCAGCACCAGTAAACAACTGGTAATTGGTGTGAATACCGGTGCAGCGGGTGAGGTCTATTATTTCGACATTAATGGCTTGGGACAATT
- a CDS encoding DUF4843 domain-containing protein — protein sequence MKYLLCVMIIVCLFSCKKEVVESYQGKNGISFFAYTYQLLHTTGIRSYSFALQATEKQRDTLFIPLRITGKLSDQPRTVLLKAVEGTNATAGVDFELKEVVIPAGVSTFNYPLILINSVGMASNVYRIVLEPAETKDFTLGTFGATPATTANLQTEENFRYLKIDVTSQYIEPAYWPELSSDFGEFSAVKYKFMVKTLGITDYSYEKIGLDGQLNFPVTLRIALAAYEAANGPLLDENGQQISFP from the coding sequence ATGAAATACTTATTATGTGTTATGATCATAGTCTGCCTTTTTTCCTGCAAGAAAGAGGTAGTCGAGAGCTATCAGGGAAAGAATGGCATTAGTTTCTTTGCCTATACTTACCAACTTTTACATACCACTGGAATCAGAAGTTACTCTTTTGCCTTGCAAGCTACTGAAAAACAAAGGGACACCCTATTTATACCCTTGCGCATTACCGGGAAGCTGTCCGATCAGCCGCGTACGGTACTGCTAAAAGCAGTTGAAGGAACGAATGCCACTGCAGGAGTGGATTTTGAGCTGAAAGAAGTAGTCATTCCAGCCGGAGTCTCCACATTTAATTATCCCCTTATACTGATCAACTCTGTTGGTATGGCAAGCAATGTGTATAGAATTGTATTGGAACCGGCAGAAACCAAGGACTTTACTTTGGGTACTTTTGGCGCGACACCCGCTACAACCGCGAATCTGCAGACTGAAGAAAATTTCAGATATCTGAAGATTGATGTAACCAGCCAGTATATCGAACCTGCTTACTGGCCAGAACTCTCGTCAGATTTTGGGGAGTTTAGCGCTGTAAAATACAAGTTCATGGTGAAAACACTGGGTATCACAGATTATTCTTACGAAAAGATAGGGCTTGACGGTCAATTGAACTTTCCTGTTACGCTAAGAATCGCACTGGCCGCTTATGAAGCTGCAAATGGTCCATTATTAGATGAGAACGGTCAACAAATTTCCTTCCCTTAA